A single window of Pieris rapae chromosome 4, ilPieRapa1.1, whole genome shotgun sequence DNA harbors:
- the LOC110999781 gene encoding transforming growth factor beta-1-induced transcript 1 protein produces the protein MATKDPAPVICNSCNGAIQGRIVTALNKKWHPEHFTCGSCRQPIEGAKFHQHDGGVRCVPCYTRHHSPRCHACGDPITDRVIQALGVSWHAHHFVCGGCRKELGGGGFMEQAGRAYCSSCYADKFAARCAGCTQPIVDKAIVALDAKWHRDCFTCNKCRNPVTDSTFSVMDNKPLCGKCA, from the exons GCAACTAAAGACCCAGCACCTGTCATCTGCAACAGCTGCAATGGAGCTATTCAAGGCAGA ATAGTAACGGCCTTGAACAAGAAGTGGCACCCTGAGCACTTCACGTGCGGGTCCTGCCGGCAACCCATCGAAGGTGCCAAGTTCCACCAACACGATGGCGGTGTCCGCTGCGTCCCTTGCTACACCCGCCACCACAGCCCACGCTGCCACGCATGCGGGGATCCTATCACTGAC CGCGTGATTCAAGCACTAGGCGTATCCTGGCACGCACACCACTTTGTCTGCGGTGGCTGCAGAAAGGAGTTGGGTGGAGGAGGTTTTATGGAACAg GCCGGGCGCGCATACTGCTCTTCGTGCTACGCGGACAAGTTCGCGGCCCGGTGCGCAGGGTGCACCCAGCCCATCGTTGACAAGGCAATTGTCGCGCTCGACGCTAAATGGCACCGCGACTGCTTTACGTGCAAC AAATGCAGAAACCCAGTGACCGACTCGACATTCTCCGTCATGGACAACAAGCCACTCTGCGGGAAGTGCGCCTAa